TGGCATAGGCGCCTTGGCCATCCTTCCTCTCCTCGTTTGCAAGTTTTAGCttctaaatttttaaattgttcTTTTGATTCTAGTCATGTTTGTGATGTTTGTCCTTTGGCGAAACAAACTCGTCAACCTTTTGGTTTAAGTTCAATTTCAACaacttttccttttgctttaatTCATTGTGATATTTGGGGTCCGAATCGTCAATCTTCCCTTTCTGGAGCTCATTATTTTTTAACCATTGTGGATGATTTTTCTCGTTTTACATGGGTCTTTCTCATGAAACATAAATCTGATACTCAACAATTAATCAAGGATTTTTTTgcttatgtccatactcaatTTCATACTCATATTCAATGCATTCGTACTGACAATGGCGGCGAATTTCTTTCTCTTCGTCCTTTTTTTTCCGCTAATGGGATTTTACTTCAAACTTCTTGTGTCCAtacccctcaacaaaatggcgTTGTTGAACGCAAACATAGGCATCTCCTAGAAACCGCCCGCGCACTCCGTTTTCAGTCCCATCTTCCTCTTAAATTTTGGGGTGAATGTATCCTTACCGCTGCTTATTTAATCAATCGTCTTCCCACTCGTCTTCTGCAAAATAAATCTCCCTTTGAGATCCTCCATAACAAAGTCCCCACCTATGATCACTTCCGAGTCTTTGGTTGTTTAGCCTATGCCACCTCTGTCATTCCACCCACTAAATTTTCCCCTCGAGCCCATCGttgcatctttcttggttacCCTCCTGCCCAAAAGGCATACAAACTATATGACCTAGCCACTCACCGCATCTTCACCAGTCGGGACGTCATTTTCCATGAAGATTCCTTCCCTTATACTCTTCCACCCACCCATACCGCTTCTCCCGCTCCTACCctacctcttccttcttctctggACCTTCTTTATCCCCCACTCCCTGTCCCTACGTCACACCCACCTACTGTCCCTCCTGCCACTTTATTCCCGACTCCCTCTCCTGACGACACATCCCATGTCCATCCTTCCGCCACTATAGCCACGGCCCCCCCTGCTCCCTCCACCGCTTCCCCCTCTAGTTCCACCCACCTACCCCCGGACCCCACCACCTCTACGCTCATCCCCTCTTCTGACCTTCTCCCCACCCCTCGCCTCTCTACCCGTACCCATAAAACCCCAACCTATTTAAAGGACTATGTTTGCTCGCAGGTGATTCTGCCACCACACCAATCTTCCACTTCGCAACCTAGTTCTATAAAAGGTACGCGATATCCCATCTgtaattttatttcttatcaccgaTATTCTCCCCAGCATCTTTCCTATATATATTCTGTCAGTCGGAATGTGGAGCCCTCCTCATTTGCCGAGGCTGCAAGTGATCCTCATTGGCGTCGTGCCATGACTGAGGAGCTTAAAGCCTTACATGCTAATGGTACTTGGACCATGACTCCTTTGCCACCTGGCAAAGTTCCTATTGGTTGTCGTTGGGTTTACAAGTTGAAGTATAATTCTGATGGTTCTATCGACCGCTACAAAGCTCGCTTAGTTGCCAAAGGTTACACTCAGACTGAAGGTATTGATTATCATGACACTTTCTCTCCTACTGCTAAGATGATTACAGTGCGTTGTCTTCTCGCACTCGCTGCTAACCAGTCTTGGTCTCTTCATCAGCTTGATGTTAATAATGCTTTTTTGCACGGTGACTTACATGAGGAAATTTATATGTCTCCTCCTCCTGGTCTTCGGCGACAGGGGGAGAATCTTGTGTGTCGCCTCCATAAATCTCTATATGGTCTTAAACAGGCTTCTCGCCAATGGTTTGCAAAATTCACTACTGCCATTCTTTCCGCTGGTTTTCAACAATCAAAGGCTGACTATTCATTGTTCACCAGAAAGTCCGGTACTTCTTTTACAGCATTActtatttatgtggatgatattgtgATTACAGGCAACGATGTCAGAGCTATAGATTCTCTCAAGACTTTTCTCCGTGATCGTTTTCGATTAAAAGACCTTGGTGAATTAAAATATTTCTTGGGTATTGAGGTCTCTCGATCTCAACGTGGCATTTATATTTCACAACGGAAGTATGCATTGGAGATTCTTAAGGATTATGGTTTTCTGGGGGCACGTCCCATTGCTTTCCCTATGGATGATACAAAATTATCTGATCAAGGAGAACTTCTCAAGGATCCTGAAAAATATCGGCGCTTAGTAGGAAGGTTGATTTATCTTACCATAACTCGGCCAGATATCACTTATTCCGTGCATGTTTTGAGTCGGTTTATGCATGAGCCTCGTATCTCTCATATGGATGCTGCGCTTCGTGTTGTCCGTTATTTGAAAACTACTCCAGGTCAAGGCTTATTATTTCGTTCTGACAACCAGACCAAGCTAGCTGCATTTTGTGACTCTGACTGGGCGGGTTGTCCTATCACTCGCCGTTCGACTACTGGGTATTGTGTTTTCTTGGGAAGCTCTTTAATTTCGTGGCGAACAAAGCGACAGAAAACCGTGTCGCTTTCATCAGCTGAGGCAGAATATAGGGCTATGGCAGGTGCTTGTTGTGAGTTAGTTTGGCTTCGGCATTTATTGAAGGATTTGAACGTTTCTTTTGAAGGTCCTTCCGagttattttgtgataatcaagcaGCATTGCACATAGCCGCTAATCCCGTCTTTCATGAGCGGACTCGTCACATAGAGATGGATTGTCACTTCATACGGGATAAGATTGCAGATGGCACTATAGCAACCAAATATGTGGGTACGGCACACCAGTTAGCAGATTTGTTCACTAAGCCTCTTGGGAAAGACAAGTTTACAACTTTGATGTGCAAGTTGGGTGTTCTTGACATtcactctccaacttgagggggagtgttagacAATAGAATCCTAGTCAAAGTAATAGATATGATTGTAATCCTAATTGAGATTGTATTCCTAGTTTGTAGGGATTAAGCCTTGTAGAGCAAGGAATGTACTTgtatatatttcttattcacgTATCAATAACATATACTTTTACCCTATACATCTTTTTCTACAAGCCAAGGGTAGGAGGCCCAAGCCGCAGCAGTTGGAGCCGCTAGCCAAGCAGTATGAGCAAATTCAAATCCTCATGTTTTTTAATTAACTTAACACTATGTTTGAATAAGGGAAATAAACCTGAAATTTTAATAAGAGTGAtgttagagagattaaatttgtaaacaaaattttataaactaaatgacatggaatGTGATTATTGGGTTATGACTTACGCGcattaataaaaatttaatttctctaatATTACCCTTTAAATAAGTCAAAATTTATCCTATGAGTGagtaaaagtttaaaaaataacaaatctgtattaaaaaaaattaagttcaATGTAAAAGTAATTTACATTGTTCtcgtgaaaaataaaaaaaaatataataataataataataattgtctAAGTCAGTGGCATATCTGTAAATGTGAAAAACTTGCAGGTTCGTTCCCTCACCCGTCATCCTCACCCTCTAGCTCCATCTCCCGTTGCAGATTGAATTCCCAAATTCACGGTCCTCACTCTTTTGCTCTCAGACAAAAatttctcttgttttttttttcaattaaaaaaattaaggaaatcaaaattagggtttggatTGCTTTCAATCAACTTACTATTTGGGTGTGAATTGGAGGTTGGGGTTCTGGGTTATCTTTTTCGTATCTGAGATGGCAGAATCCGAGCACCAGAATTCAATTTACAGCAGCACAGGAGGAGTGACGCAGAGTAACCAAGTTGACGACCAAGACGACGACGTTGAAGAGCCCATTGACAACCCTAACATCCGCTTCGAAGATAGTACCGCCATTCCTCCAAATCAACTCTACCTTCCCAGCTCCGAATACCCTCCGCCGGCCGCCGCAAACGGTGCCTCTGATCAGCTAACTCTCTCGTTTCAGGGCGAGGTTTATGTCTTCGACGCTGTTTCGCCCGACAAGGTAAGGTTTAGTGCTCAACTTGTGTGAGTTGTGCAGCGGTAGTGATTCACTTGCAGCAGTTTCGCATTCCTttatatgtttttcttttgttgttttgttcTATGCTATACCTGATATGTCTTGTTCTTCTCTGAAAGTTTGATTTTTATTAGGGGAACTTGTGAGTCATGCTTTATTGTTTAAGTAGCTGCATTTATGAAGGATGTGTGTTTCATTGCACTTCCGTAATGCGTACAGTTTTGGTGTTTACTTTGTCATGCGCGAAAAGGTAGTTCATTTACGTGATTTATTAGCAGTTGAATTTCATAAGAGTTATGTGGCCTATTGGTTTGATTATCACGGATGGTGTGAGAGGTTTTTGTAAACTTGTCCTGTGGAAGAAAACATGTTATTTTGGACAATGGCTTGTAAATTAAAAGTTTTTAGTCTTTCAATGAAATTTTCAACAATGGAGCGGTTCTTTGTTTCATTCTGTTATGTAGcaagcaaatatatatatattttttcagtgGTTCAGTGTTTGCTGAGCATTGTTTGGGCAACTTATTTATTTACGTTTTATATGTACGGGAAACCTGTCATACGAATCAAAATAGGTGCTTCAGGTGTTAATGAGAGAGGGTTACATAAGAAGCTTGAGCTTTTGTGGTTCTTTTTCACAGGTGCAGGCAGTACTGCTACTTTTGGGTGGATATGAAATCCCTTCTGGCATTCCTTCCATGGGGCCGGTTCCTCTAAACCAGCAAGTATGTATTTTTAGATACGTATAAATCATGCCAAGTTCCTAGAAATTGTAGTCTTTGTGTTAACTTTCTTCACTTTGCTTGCTGCTATAATGGCATTTCTTCCAGGGTATGAATGACTTACCTGCAAAGCCAACTCAACCGCAGAGAGCTGCTTCTTTAAGTCGGTTTCGCGAGAAGAGAAAAGAACGTTGTTTTGATAAGAAAATCCGTTACACCGTGCGGAAAGAAGTTGCACTCAGGTATGGTGTGATCCTTTactttcattattttatttttcttatcttttctgAATTGAAAATTCTTTTTCCTTCCTCTTACAAAGACACTGTCTCCTTTGGAAATGTATATCATGATTTTTAACGTTGTCTACCACAACCATTTCTGATTATGtggttgtttttatttttatattttgagaCAAAATATACTGAAGAATGAGAATTGGTATAATATGTAAGTGCGGTCATTAGTGTTTGTATGGTCTTGATGTTGGTATGCTCATCATCAAGCGATCTGTATTATTATAAACAAGAGTAAGATTTCTTTCTTAGAGGCATTTGTTGTACAGATTGATGTACATATATATCTTTTTATATTCAACTATACATATTATTTTCAGTTTGCTTAAATTAAGTAAGAGAGGACAAAAAAAATAAGCAttcctaaaattaattaaaaacggcCCTCGAgtctgaaaaataaaatgaaagacaATAGTTCCCAGAACTCAGTAGAAACTGAAGCTCAAAGGATCAAAACCTACTTCATCCCAGAAAACCTCCACCGCTTCtctataattttaaaaatttcttATGTTTCTTCTCTCCAACCCAAACTAGATCACTGCCAACAGTGCATGGATCCATGTAACCTTTACCTTTTTTCCTTCCCCAAAGAGTTAATTTTCTCCCAGAAAATAGATACACGATCAGCTGGAATTACCACCTCAGTCCTTTCCTAAACACAACTTCATACACAAATCTAAAGCAATAGGACATTGAGGAAATAAATAGATAACATTGTGTCAGGACATTACCATAAGCTCGTAGCACATATGAATGTGTTTGCAAAAGACTGGTCTTCTATTTGGAAATTCTAGTGGATCTTTTGTATATGAAACTTTTTTTAcaagttttttctttcttcagtCGAGTACTTTTAAAGTGAAATGTAAAGGTTATCTCATTCATAAAGCGTTTCTATACCACAGTGCAAATGGCATGGATATGAAACGAAATTGAAGGTCAGGATTTCTGTAGTTATCATAGACCTGAAGGACAGCTCTTTTTAAGGAAAACATTAATGGAATAGGACTTGTCACTCAGTCCTAtgcttttttttaatgaattgaCATTTGTGTTATTCCCGAATCCTTTTTGTCCTGGCCATCTTATAATATACGATGTGTACATATTTCAGAATGCAGCGTAAGAAG
This genomic interval from Malus domestica chromosome 05, GDT2T_hap1 contains the following:
- the LOC103409371 gene encoding GATA transcription factor 24-like isoform X1 — translated: MAESEHQNSIYSSTGGVTQSNQVDDQDDDVEEPIDNPNIRFEDSTAIPPNQLYLPSSEYPPPAAANGASDQLTLSFQGEVYVFDAVSPDKVQAVLLLLGGYEIPSGIPSMGPVPLNQQGMNDLPAKPTQPQRAASLSRFREKRKERCFDKKIRYTVRKEVALRMQRKKGQFTSSKASSDDGGPASSTQGSGQDESMQETSCTHCGISSKSTPMMRRGPAGPRTLCNACGLKWANKGSLTGVPKVLNVGIQDPSLKGIEQDSDVVAIGANIAPSSANGDNSAMTVDRKL
- the LOC103409371 gene encoding GATA transcription factor 24-like (The RefSeq protein has 2 substitutions compared to this genomic sequence): MAESEHQNSIYSSTGGVTQSNQVDDQDDDVEEPIDNPNIRFEDSTAIPPNQLYLPSSEYPPPAAANGASDQLTLSFQGEVYVFDAVSPDKVQAVLLLLGGYEIPSGIPSMGPVPLNQQGMNDLPAKPTQPQRAASLSRFREKRKERCFDKKIRYTVRKEVALRMQRKKGQFTSSKASSDDGGPASSTQGSGQDESMQETSCTHCGISSKSTPMMRRGPAGPRTLCNACGLKWANKGSLTGVPKVLNVGIQDPSLKGIEQIDGGVQDSDVVAMGANIAPSSANGDNSAMTVDRKL